In Comamonas sp. lk, the following proteins share a genomic window:
- a CDS encoding CsbD family protein, whose amino-acid sequence MKKEQITGRVDQAKGAIKEAAGKLTGNTKLEVEGKLEKATGKAEAKVADLANAAEKSFKK is encoded by the coding sequence ATGAAGAAGGAACAGATCACCGGTCGTGTGGATCAGGCCAAGGGAGCGATCAAAGAGGCTGCAGGCAAGCTGACCGGCAACACCAAGCTGGAAGTGGAAGGCAAGCTGGAAAAAGCCACGGGTAAGGCCGAAGCCAAGGTGGCCGACCTGGCCAACGCCGCAGAAAAATCGTTCAAGAAATAA
- a CDS encoding GNAT family N-acyltransferase gives MRHPDVFEALNPQVIRAPQSPLAPLSSQTAPPAAPLRLNVRWARHQDEVRQVQRLRYQVFAEEMGALLQTPLAGHDIDVFDDFCEHLMVCDEVQGKVIGTYRLLTPTQAIRAGGLYSDQEFELAAIDALRPNMVELGRSCVHAEHRQGGVILALWGALAEFMQGNQLETMVGCASIPMQYPGLAHGEGPARIWQQLRQTHLAEAQFQVQPRVALPEQLAHASDVSASALKVEPPALIQGYLRTGAKVLGAPAWDSDFNTADLPIMMRMQDLPSRYRRLFGRRS, from the coding sequence ATGAGGCATCCTGACGTATTTGAAGCGCTGAACCCTCAGGTCATCAGAGCGCCCCAGTCGCCACTTGCTCCGCTTTCCTCTCAAACCGCGCCGCCAGCAGCGCCCTTGCGACTGAATGTGCGCTGGGCCAGACACCAGGATGAAGTGCGCCAGGTCCAGCGTCTGCGCTACCAGGTGTTTGCCGAAGAAATGGGCGCGCTGCTGCAGACACCGCTGGCCGGTCACGACATCGATGTCTTTGATGATTTCTGCGAACACCTGATGGTCTGCGACGAAGTGCAGGGCAAGGTGATAGGCACTTATCGTTTACTCACTCCCACCCAGGCGATTCGAGCCGGCGGCTTGTACAGCGATCAGGAGTTTGAGCTTGCAGCCATCGATGCCCTGCGCCCGAATATGGTGGAGCTGGGTCGCAGCTGTGTTCATGCCGAGCATCGCCAGGGCGGCGTCATTCTGGCCCTGTGGGGTGCTCTGGCCGAATTCATGCAGGGCAATCAGCTGGAAACCATGGTGGGCTGCGCCAGCATTCCCATGCAGTACCCGGGTCTGGCCCACGGCGAAGGGCCGGCACGCATCTGGCAGCAGCTGCGCCAGACGCATCTGGCCGAAGCGCAGTTTCAGGTGCAGCCGCGCGTGGCCTTGCCGGAGCAGCTGGCCCATGCCAGCGATGTCTCTGCCAGCGCCCTCAAGGTAGAACCTCCGGCGCTGATTCAGGGCTATTTGCGCACGGGCGCCAAGGTGCTGGGGGCTCCGGCCTGGGATAGCGATTTCAACACCGCCGATCTGCCCATCATGATGCGCATGCAGGATCTGCCATCGCGCTACCGGCGCCTGTTTGGCCGCCGTAGTTAA